A genomic window from Tolypothrix sp. PCC 7910 includes:
- a CDS encoding NAD(P)-dependent oxidoreductase, whose protein sequence is MKKLLVTGASGFLGWHICQQAKPEWEVYGTYFANHLEIGDIETLKVNLTDLQELKQIFNDIKPDAVIHTAALSQPNFCQNHPQESYAINVTASCNIAGLCADYAIPCAFTSTDLVFDGLNAPYQETDSVNPLSIYGEQKVQAEIGMLERYPHTAVCRMPLMFGMATPTAKSFMQQFIETLQAGKELSLFIDEFRTPVSGKTAAQGLLLALEKVQGLIHLGGKERISRYDFMRQLVEVFEIPNAKLKGCRQEDIKMAAPRPKDVSLNSSKAFALGYQPLSIKEELAALYQIK, encoded by the coding sequence ATGAAAAAATTACTAGTCACTGGCGCTAGTGGCTTTTTAGGATGGCATATTTGCCAACAAGCAAAGCCAGAATGGGAGGTTTATGGTACTTATTTTGCTAATCATTTAGAAATAGGCGACATCGAAACCTTAAAAGTTAATTTAACAGATTTGCAAGAATTAAAGCAGATATTTAATGATATAAAACCAGATGCAGTGATTCATACTGCTGCCCTTTCACAACCAAACTTTTGTCAAAACCATCCTCAAGAATCATACGCAATTAACGTCACGGCATCCTGTAATATAGCTGGGCTGTGTGCTGATTATGCAATTCCTTGTGCCTTTACATCAACTGATTTAGTATTTGATGGCTTAAATGCTCCCTATCAAGAAACAGATTCCGTCAATCCTTTAAGTATTTATGGCGAGCAAAAAGTTCAAGCGGAAATAGGGATGTTAGAACGATATCCTCATACAGCAGTATGTCGTATGCCTTTAATGTTTGGCATGGCAACACCTACAGCTAAAAGCTTTATGCAGCAATTCATAGAAACCTTACAAGCAGGCAAAGAATTAAGTTTATTTATCGATGAATTTCGCACTCCAGTTAGTGGGAAAACTGCGGCTCAAGGGCTGTTATTAGCATTAGAAAAAGTTCAAGGATTAATTCACTTGGGTGGCAAAGAAAGAATTTCGCGTTACGATTTTATGCGTCAACTAGTAGAGGTATTTGAAATCCCTAATGCTAAACTTAAAGGCTGTCGCCAAGAAGATATCAAAATGGCAGCGCCTAGACCAAAAGATGTGTCTTTAAATAGTTCTAAAGCATTTGCATTAGGATATCAGCCGTTATCGATAAAAGAAGAATTAGCAGCCTTATACCAAATCAAATAA
- a CDS encoding tetratricopeptide repeat protein has product MVLRRCLVASSFITFSTFGCGNWANSTANNTTQVVQESNISQQLIGTQSSQKAADFVKQANNLLDARRYQDSIAAFDQAIAIEPNIPEAWINRGNALTSLQRYKEAIASYDRALALRPDKDVAWYNRGNALTSLRLYKDAIVAYDRAIALQPKKSEAWINRGIALTKLQSYAEGLKSYDTAIAIQPNMHQAYYNKACSYGLQGNVDLAIQNLEKAIKLAPDKYKKLAKTDTDFNKVRNDKRFQQMIK; this is encoded by the coding sequence ATGGTCTTACGGCGTTGCTTAGTTGCCTCTAGCTTTATCACTTTCTCTACATTTGGCTGTGGTAATTGGGCAAATTCAACAGCAAATAACACCACACAAGTTGTACAAGAAAGTAATATTTCCCAACAGTTAATTGGCACGCAATCCTCGCAAAAGGCGGCAGATTTTGTAAAGCAAGCTAATAACCTGCTAGATGCACGTCGCTATCAAGATTCGATCGCAGCATTCGATCAAGCGATCGCAATTGAACCGAACATTCCCGAAGCGTGGATTAATCGAGGTAATGCGCTAACGTCTTTACAGCGTTATAAAGAAGCGATCGCATCCTACGATCGGGCGCTGGCTCTCAGACCAGATAAAGATGTCGCTTGGTATAATCGGGGCAACGCTTTAACCTCATTGCGACTCTACAAAGATGCGATAGTAGCCTACGATCGAGCGATCGCCCTCCAGCCTAAAAAATCTGAAGCCTGGATTAACCGCGGAATAGCACTGACAAAGCTGCAAAGCTACGCCGAAGGTTTGAAATCCTACGACACTGCGATCGCGATTCAGCCCAATATGCACCAGGCATATTACAATAAGGCTTGTTCTTATGGTTTACAAGGTAATGTAGACCTAGCAATTCAAAACCTAGAGAAAGCAATCAAGCTTGCTCCTGATAAATATAAGAAATTGGCGAAAACAGATACAGATTTTAATAAAGTCCGCAACGATAAAAGATTTCAACAGATGATTAAATAG
- a CDS encoding aminoglycoside phosphotransferase family protein, producing MRFILSPQNVFDYLIERGISIPEQQEMSNIEIKPAKNFNLLLTLPEGKRLLIKQERQQNQEKTVGEFYREWQIHSLLRNIPEFSDLLSSLSEPIYFDVENAIIVFNYLDQYQDLAYFYTQENIFPLEIAATIGATLGSIHQLTLNRSQYKELLPSEIFVHYDLQLLLSVERLTPEVASSLSADALKFFALYQRFDSLRQAIAQLINSIEPCCLSHNDLKINNILLAHNWQETREQKSPSANSMIRLIDWEKATWGDPAYDLGILISSYLQAWLLSLMTSKTISLEETLRLAKTPLELVQPSIAVLTRAYLNKFPEILKLRPDFIQQVVQFVGLGLILTILSIIQHQKIFSNQGICMLQVAKSLLSRPEQSIPTVFGVTAIELTRRPVLYAIK from the coding sequence ATGAGATTTATCTTAAGTCCTCAAAATGTTTTTGACTACTTGATTGAGAGAGGAATCTCTATTCCAGAGCAGCAAGAGATGAGTAATATCGAAATTAAACCTGCTAAAAATTTCAACTTGCTGCTGACATTACCAGAGGGAAAAAGACTGCTAATCAAGCAAGAACGACAACAAAACCAAGAAAAAACAGTAGGAGAATTTTATCGGGAGTGGCAGATTCACAGTTTGTTGCGTAACATTCCTGAATTTAGCGATTTACTCTCTTCTTTATCAGAGCCGATATATTTTGATGTCGAAAATGCAATTATTGTTTTCAATTATCTAGATCAATATCAAGATTTAGCATATTTCTATACGCAAGAGAATATCTTTCCTTTAGAAATTGCAGCTACAATTGGAGCGACTTTAGGCTCAATTCACCAATTAACTCTCAACCGTTCACAATATAAAGAATTGCTGCCATCAGAAATATTTGTTCACTATGATTTGCAGTTACTTTTAAGTGTAGAACGCTTAACTCCAGAAGTGGCTAGCTCACTTTCTGCTGATGCTTTGAAATTCTTCGCTCTTTATCAGCGTTTCGATAGCTTAAGACAAGCGATCGCACAGTTAATTAATTCTATCGAACCTTGTTGTCTAAGCCATAATGACTTGAAGATCAACAATATTTTACTAGCTCATAATTGGCAAGAAACGAGAGAGCAAAAATCACCCTCAGCGAACAGTATGATTCGCTTGATTGATTGGGAAAAAGCAACTTGGGGGGATCCAGCTTACGATTTAGGCATACTTATCTCTAGTTATTTACAAGCTTGGTTGCTCAGTTTAATGACAAGTAAAACCATTAGCTTAGAAGAAACATTACGCCTAGCTAAAACTCCTTTGGAATTAGTTCAGCCTTCTATTGCTGTATTGACAAGAGCTTACCTTAATAAATTTCCAGAAATCTTAAAACTACGTCCAGATTTTATCCAGCAAGTCGTGCAATTTGTTGGGCTAGGTTTAATTTTAACTATTCTCTCAATTATTCAACACCAAAAAATCTTTAGTAATCAAGGGATATGTATGCTCCAGGTGGCGAAGAGTTTATTGTCTCGTCCGGAACAATCAATTCCTACTGTATTTGGTGTCACAGCAATTGAACTGACTCGTCGCCCAGTTTTGTATGCAATTAAGTAA
- a CDS encoding T3SS effector HopA1 family protein, with protein sequence MQLLDLLPQQSLNYSAQQLLATLQDIANKVEIKSNFSIRHPDYQLLELPDEVISRFQELPLPLQYKVLQSQLTSFLYHIYYNGAFRNALAINAKEIDATMLQNLENNTYLGVDVDFYDRLHAANSGKGYFDDGWQVLRVESDGTLAVKKGEITLHIKRDRHLHPQQIHATIADKVAVKMPPYLSQNGFYLAVGNLGQYSSLYRGHDRQLVRIYFNLSPEGAVAIMGSLTQQLNKIPIPFTFKALYNPSDYERFDTAVLYIEKGYYANLWPVLQSVYAEHQFYFGAEVPLFTKFLAPGIALAEEPHSKFAGKESFGLNRCRIVTNGLLNAWQQGNESTEHRMLSILQNFALQQIEIQRPYLNPDSEDIYTILE encoded by the coding sequence ATGCAATTGCTAGATTTGCTGCCACAGCAATCGTTAAATTATTCCGCACAGCAACTATTAGCTACTCTACAAGATATTGCTAATAAAGTTGAAATTAAATCAAACTTTAGTATTCGCCATCCAGATTATCAGCTTTTAGAATTACCAGATGAAGTAATTAGCCGCTTTCAGGAATTACCATTACCTTTGCAGTACAAAGTTTTGCAATCGCAATTGACGAGTTTTCTTTACCATATTTATTACAATGGTGCGTTCCGCAATGCTTTGGCTATTAATGCCAAAGAAATTGATGCCACAATGCTGCAGAATTTGGAAAATAATACTTATTTAGGTGTAGATGTTGATTTTTACGATCGCCTGCACGCAGCTAACAGTGGTAAAGGCTATTTTGATGATGGTTGGCAAGTGTTAAGGGTAGAGAGTGATGGCACTTTAGCGGTTAAAAAGGGAGAGATAACCTTACATATAAAACGCGATCGCCATCTCCATCCACAACAAATTCATGCCACTATTGCCGATAAGGTGGCAGTCAAAATGCCACCTTATCTATCGCAAAACGGATTTTATTTAGCAGTAGGCAATTTAGGGCAGTATAGTTCTCTATATAGAGGACACGATCGCCAATTAGTGCGAATCTATTTTAATTTAAGCCCTGAAGGTGCAGTTGCAATCATGGGTAGCCTCACGCAACAACTCAACAAAATCCCCATCCCGTTTACCTTTAAGGCGTTATATAATCCTTCGGACTACGAGCGTTTTGATACCGCAGTGCTTTACATCGAAAAAGGTTACTATGCTAACCTTTGGCCTGTACTGCAATCTGTGTATGCAGAACATCAGTTTTATTTTGGTGCAGAAGTACCTTTATTTACCAAATTTTTAGCACCAGGAATCGCTTTAGCAGAAGAACCTCATAGTAAGTTTGCAGGGAAAGAGAGTTTCGGCTTAAATCGCTGTCGAATTGTTACCAATGGATTGCTTAATGCATGGCAACAAGGAAATGAATCAACAGAACATCGGATGCTATCAATTTTGCAGAATTTTGCCCTACAGCAAATCGAAATTCAACGCCCCTATCTCAATCCAGACTCAGAGGATATCTACACCATATTAGAGTAA
- a CDS encoding peptidylprolyl isomerase, producing MPKMMNVSAVEILHHMKLTCQIPDVLEAIATRRIIAEAAKKAEITVDPKELQQAADSLRLAHKLVKADDTWAWLQKHYLSLDDFEEMAQANIISAKLANHLFAENVEKFYVQHQLNFLGAVTYEVILDDEDLALELFYALQENEITFSEIARQYITEPELRRTGGYQGIRYRKDFKAEIAAAVFAARTPQFLKPIVTQKGVHLILVEEFIQQQLTDQLRLQILGDLFSAWVKQQLSEIKVVAQMELDNQDLAKPA from the coding sequence ATGCCCAAAATGATGAATGTTTCTGCTGTGGAAATTCTGCATCACATGAAGCTTACTTGTCAAATTCCAGATGTTTTAGAAGCAATAGCTACCCGGAGAATTATTGCCGAAGCAGCTAAAAAAGCAGAGATTACAGTCGATCCAAAAGAACTTCAGCAAGCCGCAGATAGCCTGCGATTAGCCCATAAACTAGTTAAAGCTGATGATACTTGGGCTTGGTTGCAAAAACATTATCTTTCCCTTGATGATTTTGAAGAGATGGCTCAAGCTAATATTATTTCTGCAAAATTAGCAAATCATTTATTTGCAGAAAATGTTGAAAAGTTTTATGTTCAACACCAATTAAATTTTCTCGGTGCTGTTACCTACGAAGTCATTTTAGACGACGAAGATTTAGCACTAGAATTGTTTTATGCCCTCCAAGAAAATGAAATTACTTTTTCAGAAATAGCTCGTCAATATATCACAGAACCAGAACTGCGCCGTACTGGTGGCTATCAAGGAATACGCTACCGTAAAGATTTTAAAGCAGAAATTGCTGCCGCAGTTTTTGCTGCTCGTACACCGCAGTTTCTGAAGCCAATTGTCACTCAAAAAGGGGTACATCTCATTTTGGTTGAAGAATTTATTCAACAGCAATTAACAGATCAGTTACGCTTGCAGATATTAGGAGATTTATTTTCTGCTTGGGTTAAGCAACAACTATCAGAAATCAAAGTTGTAGCGCAGATGGAATTAGATAATCAAGATTTAGCAAAACCAGCTTAA
- a CDS encoding HlyD family efflux transporter periplasmic adaptor subunit, with translation MPSRFDNSSAILTTQQQLEPASNLTEHNYQPSLVDEARDWYYGTEELLDALPRIWTRSLLYLILGFAGIVLPWSMLSKVDETGTARGRIEPKGSAQRLDAAVPGNITSVKVKEGQIVAAGQVLVELESNDLKTDLQQAQTKLEGQQNRLAQLDLLKNQVMLSINVQEQQNRSQELEKMSQVQQAQQNFDAKQSTFNLQKLENQAQVDQAKQNIYSSQTSYKLSKIRLNRDLAEVDRFRKLWKIGAVPQIKVVELQRMGDESQKSQIIAESDQKQAKLRLKEQQNRYQAVINQIQADIQQAKLRLQEQLSSYQSVVHTGKLALLKNQEQLKDLQTQIGSLSTEIAQTKSQILGYKFQLSQRVVRTPIDGTIFQLPIQKPGVVVQPGQMIAQIAPQNSDFILKAQMPSSQTGFLRVGMPVKTKFDAYPFQDYGVVQGRVSWISPDSKIQETNAGRIETYELDITLDQPYIQTANKRINLAPGQTATAEVIVRQRRVIDFVLDPFKKLQKGGIEL, from the coding sequence ATGCCAAGTCGCTTTGACAATTCATCAGCAATTCTAACTACGCAGCAACAATTAGAACCAGCTAGCAATTTAACAGAGCATAATTATCAACCCTCCTTAGTAGATGAAGCTAGAGATTGGTATTACGGTACAGAGGAACTATTAGATGCTTTACCAAGAATTTGGACACGCTCTTTACTATATTTAATTTTAGGTTTTGCAGGTATTGTTTTACCTTGGTCAATGCTCTCTAAAGTTGATGAAACTGGCACTGCTAGAGGCAGAATAGAACCGAAAGGCTCGGCACAAAGATTGGATGCAGCTGTACCAGGAAATATTACATCTGTCAAGGTCAAAGAAGGGCAAATTGTCGCTGCTGGGCAGGTATTAGTAGAACTAGAGTCTAATGATTTGAAAACTGACTTACAGCAGGCACAAACAAAGCTAGAAGGGCAACAAAACCGACTTGCACAGTTAGATTTACTGAAAAATCAAGTCATGTTATCAATTAACGTGCAAGAGCAACAAAACCGCTCTCAAGAATTAGAAAAGATGTCGCAAGTGCAACAAGCACAGCAAAATTTTGATGCTAAACAGAGTACTTTTAATCTCCAAAAATTAGAAAATCAAGCTCAAGTCGATCAAGCAAAACAAAATATTTATAGTAGCCAAACTTCCTACAAATTAAGTAAAATTCGCTTAAATCGAGATTTAGCAGAAGTTGATCGCTTTCGCAAACTTTGGAAAATAGGAGCAGTTCCCCAAATTAAGGTTGTTGAATTGCAGAGAATGGGTGACGAAAGCCAGAAATCGCAGATTATTGCTGAATCAGATCAGAAACAGGCAAAGTTACGTTTAAAAGAACAACAAAATCGTTATCAAGCAGTTATTAATCAAATTCAGGCAGATATTCAACAAGCAAAATTGCGGTTACAAGAGCAGTTAAGTAGTTATCAAAGTGTGGTGCATACTGGAAAATTAGCTCTACTAAAAAATCAAGAACAATTAAAAGATTTGCAAACGCAAATAGGCTCTTTAAGCACAGAAATTGCCCAAACTAAAAGTCAGATTCTTGGTTACAAATTTCAGCTTTCGCAACGAGTAGTGCGTACTCCTATTGATGGCACCATTTTCCAATTACCTATCCAAAAACCCGGGGTTGTCGTTCAACCAGGACAAATGATTGCTCAAATTGCACCGCAAAACTCTGATTTTATTTTGAAAGCTCAAATGCCTAGCAGTCAAACCGGATTTTTGCGTGTGGGTATGCCTGTGAAAACTAAATTTGATGCCTATCCTTTCCAAGATTATGGAGTGGTTCAAGGCAGAGTAAGTTGGATTTCTCCTGATTCTAAAATTCAAGAAACTAACGCAGGCAGAATTGAAACTTATGAGTTGGATATTACTTTAGATCAACCTTATATTCAAACAGCGAATAAAAGGATTAACTTAGCACCTGGACAGACAGCAACAGCAGAAGTAATTGTTCGGCAACGTCGCGTAATTGATTTTGTTTTAGATCCATTCAAGAAATTACAAAAAGGTGGTATAGAGCTTTAA